In Halarcobacter mediterraneus, the following proteins share a genomic window:
- the pdxR gene encoding MocR-like pyridoxine biosynthesis transcription factor PdxR translates to MYKLEKSSIPLYIQLYEQIKSDIQNNNLAGTKLLSIRKMCQEYKLSKTTVESAYNQLYAEGYIESRPQSGFYVSEDIYKEFKQKNKNISEEKISEKEYKYNFFPAQYSDDVFPKRLWVKLHSKVITNTNLGLYPNKQGDLQLRKEIKNYLASSRAVFCDEEQIIVCSGFSDSMFILASILKDFTSFISIENPGYKVTPKVFKQFGYKINPVSITKQGIDLKELEESKSKLVYVTPSHQYPTGITIPISKRIKLINWAIENNSYIIEDDYDSELSYNNHPIPSLQGINNNERVIYSGTFSKALSPALRISYLVLPKKLLEKYINTFDFSFSGVPIDIQKTLEAFIKEGYWDKHIRKMRALNKKKHDLMKKAITIYLKDTVKILREGSGLAILIKPTVKIDWKKLEKLLEENSIKIYSIQFDTSLNEDIINLGFGCFKEEEIFLAVESFSKVWFNAIIK, encoded by the coding sequence ATGTATAAACTTGAAAAATCATCAATTCCTTTATATATTCAGTTATATGAACAAATAAAAAGTGATATTCAAAACAATAACCTTGCAGGTACAAAACTTCTATCTATTAGAAAAATGTGTCAAGAATACAAACTAAGTAAAACAACTGTTGAATCTGCCTATAATCAGCTTTATGCAGAGGGTTATATAGAAAGTCGTCCTCAAAGTGGTTTTTATGTAAGTGAAGATATTTACAAAGAGTTTAAACAAAAAAATAAAAATATTTCAGAAGAAAAAATTTCTGAAAAAGAATATAAATATAATTTCTTTCCCGCTCAATATAGTGATGATGTTTTCCCTAAAAGACTTTGGGTAAAGCTACATAGTAAAGTTATTACAAATACAAACTTAGGTTTATATCCAAATAAACAAGGAGATTTACAACTCAGAAAAGAGATAAAAAACTACTTAGCAAGTTCAAGGGCAGTATTTTGCGATGAAGAACAAATTATTGTTTGTAGTGGCTTTTCTGATTCTATGTTTATTCTTGCTAGTATTTTAAAAGATTTTACCTCTTTTATTAGTATAGAAAACCCTGGATATAAAGTTACTCCAAAAGTTTTTAAGCAATTTGGCTATAAAATCAATCCTGTCTCTATCACAAAACAAGGAATTGATTTAAAAGAACTTGAAGAAAGTAAAAGCAAACTTGTATATGTAACTCCTTCTCATCAATATCCAACTGGAATTACTATACCTATTTCAAAAAGAATAAAACTTATAAATTGGGCAATTGAAAATAATAGTTATATAATAGAAGATGACTATGATAGTGAATTATCTTATAATAATCATCCTATTCCATCACTACAAGGAATTAATAATAATGAAAGAGTAATTTATTCTGGTACTTTCTCAAAAGCTTTATCCCCTGCTTTAAGAATAAGTTATCTTGTTTTGCCTAAAAAACTTTTAGAAAAATATATAAATACTTTTGATTTCTCCTTTTCAGGAGTTCCTATTGATATACAAAAAACATTGGAAGCCTTTATAAAAGAAGGCTACTGGGATAAACACATAAGAAAAATGAGAGCTTTAAATAAAAAGAAACATGATTTAATGAAAAAAGCTATTACAATATATCTTAAAGATACAGTAAAAATATTAAGAGAAGGTAGTGGTTTAGCTATATTAATTAAACCTACTGTAAAAATTGACTGGAAAAAGCTTGAAAAACTACTTGAAGAAAATTCTATAAAAATATATTCAATACAATTTGATACAAGTCTAAATGAGGATATTATAAACCTAGGATTTGGATGTTTTAAAGAAGAGGAAATCTTTCTTGCAGTAGAATCATTTTCTAAAGTTTGGTTTAATGCTATTATAAAATAA
- the ribB gene encoding 3,4-dihydroxy-2-butanone-4-phosphate synthase — MNQQIVSWNTKKNIENAIKALQAGKGVIVTDDKNREDEADIIYSAQYISEQQMALLIRECSGIVCLCLTSQKVNELNLPMMVQANNSKYQTPFTISIEAKNNVTTGVSAKDRVTTIKAAIKEDGINHIVSPGHIFPLKARDGGVLERQGHTEASIDLMKLSKLQPTAVLCELTNEDGTMAKGEQITNFAKKYSMPILSVQDIIEYRLNN, encoded by the coding sequence ATGAATCAACAAATCGTAAGTTGGAATACAAAAAAAAATATTGAGAATGCTATAAAAGCATTACAAGCAGGAAAAGGTGTTATCGTAACTGATGACAAAAATAGAGAAGATGAAGCTGATATAATCTACAGCGCTCAATACATATCAGAACAACAAATGGCTTTATTAATAAGAGAATGTAGTGGCATAGTTTGTCTTTGTTTAACTTCGCAAAAAGTAAATGAATTAAATCTTCCTATGATGGTACAAGCAAATAACTCAAAATATCAAACTCCTTTTACTATTTCAATAGAAGCAAAAAACAATGTTACAACAGGAGTTTCTGCAAAAGATAGAGTTACAACTATAAAAGCAGCCATAAAAGAAGATGGAATAAACCATATAGTTTCTCCAGGACATATATTTCCTTTAAAAGCTAGAGATGGTGGAGTTTTAGAAAGACAAGGACATACAGAAGCAAGTATTGATTTAATGAAATTGTCAAAACTTCAACCTACTGCTGTTTTATGTGAACTTACAAATGAAGATGGAACTATGGCAAAAGGTGAACAAATAACAAATTTTGCAAAAAAATACTCAATGCCTATTTTAAGTGTTCAAGATATTATAGAATATAGATTAAATAACTAA
- a CDS encoding ABC transporter ATP-binding protein: MDIIDFENINVGYDEKIVLKDITLKIKEKEHWAILGANGSGKSTLMKLIQSEIHPRRTKPFKKEILGKSTYSVFELRKNLGIITNDLHNYFAREASFLTGYKVVLSGHYSSVGVFAFQDFSEEQLSKAKEVMKFLEIEHLTSKKVNEMSTGELRKCIVGRALIHNPKAFILDEPTVGLDIKAQINFIKMLKKLSKEASIILVTHHLEEIFEEITKVALIHNNTIFKSGDKKDLLTSENLSTIFDTKLHLNEKNDRYFIEEIL; this comes from the coding sequence TTGGATATTATAGACTTTGAAAATATTAATGTAGGTTATGATGAAAAAATTGTATTAAAAGATATAACTTTAAAAATCAAAGAAAAAGAACATTGGGCAATTCTTGGAGCAAACGGTTCTGGGAAATCTACTTTAATGAAGTTAATTCAATCAGAGATTCATCCAAGAAGAACAAAACCTTTTAAAAAAGAAATTTTAGGGAAAAGTACCTACTCTGTTTTTGAACTAAGAAAAAATTTAGGAATTATTACAAATGATTTACATAACTACTTTGCAAGAGAAGCTAGTTTTTTAACAGGATACAAAGTTGTTTTAAGTGGGCACTATAGTTCTGTTGGAGTTTTTGCTTTTCAAGATTTTTCAGAAGAACAATTAAGTAAAGCAAAAGAAGTTATGAAATTTCTTGAAATAGAACATCTTACAAGTAAAAAAGTAAATGAAATGTCAACTGGAGAATTAAGAAAATGTATAGTTGGTAGAGCACTAATTCATAATCCTAAGGCTTTTATATTAGATGAACCAACTGTAGGACTAGATATTAAAGCACAAATAAATTTTATAAAAATGCTAAAAAAACTTTCAAAAGAAGCTTCAATAATACTTGTAACCCATCACTTAGAAGAAATTTTTGAAGAAATCACTAAAGTAGCACTAATTCATAATAATACAATATTTAAAAGTGGAGATAAAAAAGACTTACTTACAAGTGAAAATCTATCAACAATATTTGATACTAAACTACATCTTAATGAAAAAAATGACAGATATTTTATAGAAGAGATTCTTTAA
- a CDS encoding peroxiredoxin has protein sequence MEAYDAKTGHYTEVSSEDYKGKWHVVCFYPADFTFVCPTEIAAMNAKYDEFQELGVEILAVSTDTKFSHKRFVETEPLLEGLKLTIGADGTGAVSRAFGVMIEEEGVALRGRFLINPDGVVVAQEVQAPMVGRNVNEFLRQVKAWQHAEKTGEVCPAGWVPGKKTLPVNTDVEQMTGRVGDYITVEEIMS, from the coding sequence ATGGAAGCATATGATGCAAAAACTGGTCACTATACAGAAGTAAGTAGTGAAGATTATAAAGGTAAATGGCATGTTGTTTGTTTTTACCCAGCTGACTTTACTTTTGTTTGTCCAACAGAAATTGCAGCAATGAATGCAAAATATGACGAGTTCCAAGAACTTGGTGTTGAAATTTTAGCAGTTTCTACTGATACAAAATTCTCTCACAAAAGATTTGTAGAAACTGAGCCTTTATTAGAAGGATTAAAATTAACTATCGGTGCAGATGGTACTGGTGCAGTTAGTAGAGCATTTGGAGTAATGATTGAAGAAGAAGGTGTTGCATTAAGAGGAAGATTTTTAATTAATCCTGATGGTGTAGTTGTAGCACAAGAAGTTCAAGCTCCAATGGTAGGAAGAAATGTAAATGAATTCTTAAGACAAGTAAAAGCTTGGCAACATGCAGAAAAAACTGGTGAAGTTTGCCCAGCAGGTTGGGTTCCAGGTAAAAAAACATTACCAGTAAATACTGATGTAGAGCAAATGACTGGTAGAGTTGGTGATTATATCACTGTTGAAGAAATCATGTCTTAA
- a CDS encoding TonB-dependent siderophore receptor has translation MNYGKKALVASSLVLAFSMNLFADEVYTIKDKTLKEALEIISKKSNLSYIANDELLEFEKINNIENIEGTQKALDKLLQGTGLKAIIKNEAIVIVKSEVKNSSKNGNDLGTFDIISRSTKTDNTSSYTLGETSTATKLNMSLKETPQSISIMSRQRIEDQGLDGMIQLLEQTPGINVQSQGNSRFKIYSRGGYQISSYQLDGIPTYSDTGTQTVSQALSDTVIYDHIEVLRGAAGLMTGSGEPSGTINMVRKKPTTEFQGNVEVTAGSWDLYRINADVSSSLNDSGSIRARMVAAYQKNKSFVDYLEEEKKVLYGIVEADISDNTLVNIGLDYQEYNPIGHSSVGSLLFYDDLSRTDFDRSNSQAIKWGYDNKDTYNIFTTVNHYFNNDWKLKASINHLNTDREFNFGESAGSLFDKDTGDSVRIWGAKGTTEQSQTGLHLTLDGTYQLFGREHELVVGYNYSKYQNEHIPGKDISGVDGSLINYYTWGNNTPRTVTDGALYKSNKDITQSGTYLASRIHPNDDLSLIFGGRFSKYEIKEKWDWTELTQYNSDKTFKENAFTPYVGLVYDLNNEHTIYTSYSTIFQPQDYRDKNGQSLDPLESINYEIGYKNELFNGALNSSIALYQIDQTDLAVVDAENTIIGTTDAAYKSIDGAKTKGIDIEVVGEIIPNLNAQMSYTYAKTDDENGKQINTVFPEHMIKIWTTYKINKLTLGGGINWQNKIFFDTASLMTAGSNVYAEQESYYVVNLMSKYEMNKNLELSVNINNLFDKKYYDSLDEQFLAGSYGAPRNFTFSLKYKF, from the coding sequence ATGAATTATGGAAAAAAGGCATTAGTTGCCTCTTCTTTAGTTTTAGCTTTTAGTATGAACTTATTTGCCGATGAAGTATATACTATAAAAGACAAGACTCTAAAGGAGGCATTAGAGATTATATCAAAAAAATCAAATTTATCATATATCGCAAATGATGAATTACTAGAATTTGAGAAAATCAACAATATTGAAAATATTGAAGGTACTCAAAAAGCTTTAGATAAACTCTTACAAGGAACAGGACTAAAAGCTATTATAAAAAATGAAGCAATAGTTATAGTAAAAAGTGAAGTAAAAAACTCTTCTAAAAATGGAAATGATTTAGGTACATTTGACATAATATCAAGATCAACAAAAACAGATAATACATCCTCGTATACTTTAGGTGAAACTAGTACAGCTACCAAACTAAATATGTCTTTAAAAGAAACTCCTCAGTCAATTAGTATTATGTCTAGACAAAGAATTGAAGATCAAGGGTTAGATGGTATGATTCAGCTTCTAGAACAAACGCCTGGTATTAATGTTCAAAGTCAAGGGAATTCAAGATTTAAAATATACTCAAGAGGTGGTTATCAGATATCAAGTTATCAATTAGATGGTATCCCTACATATTCAGACACAGGAACACAAACAGTATCCCAAGCATTATCAGATACAGTTATCTATGATCACATAGAAGTTTTAAGAGGTGCGGCAGGGCTTATGACAGGATCAGGAGAGCCATCAGGAACAATCAATATGGTTAGAAAAAAACCTACAACTGAATTTCAAGGAAATGTTGAAGTTACAGCTGGATCGTGGGATTTATATAGAATTAATGCAGATGTGTCCAGTTCTTTAAATGACAGTGGTTCAATTCGAGCAAGAATGGTAGCTGCTTACCAAAAAAATAAAAGTTTTGTTGATTATCTTGAAGAAGAAAAAAAAGTACTATATGGTATTGTTGAAGCAGATATATCAGATAATACTTTAGTTAATATTGGGTTAGATTATCAAGAATATAATCCTATAGGTCATTCAAGTGTTGGATCACTATTATTTTATGATGACCTTTCAAGAACTGATTTTGATAGATCAAATAGTCAAGCAATAAAATGGGGTTATGATAATAAGGACACTTATAATATTTTTACTACGGTAAATCATTATTTTAATAATGATTGGAAACTAAAAGCAAGTATAAATCATCTAAATACTGATAGAGAATTTAATTTTGGTGAATCTGCTGGAAGTTTATTTGATAAAGATACTGGTGATTCTGTAAGAATTTGGGGTGCAAAAGGAACAACAGAGCAGTCACAAACTGGTTTACACCTTACTTTAGATGGAACATATCAACTTTTTGGAAGAGAACATGAGCTCGTTGTGGGTTATAACTATTCTAAATATCAAAATGAACATATACCTGGCAAAGATATTTCAGGAGTTGATGGAAGTTTAATTAATTATTATACTTGGGGAAATAATACACCTAGAACTGTTACAGATGGAGCACTTTATAAATCGAATAAAGACATCACTCAAAGTGGGACCTATTTAGCAAGTAGAATACATCCAAATGATGATTTATCTTTAATTTTTGGAGGAAGATTCTCAAAATATGAAATAAAAGAGAAATGGGATTGGACTGAACTTACTCAATATAACAGTGATAAAACATTTAAAGAAAATGCATTTACCCCTTATGTAGGTTTAGTATATGATTTAAATAATGAACATACAATTTATACAAGCTATTCTACAATATTTCAACCTCAAGATTATAGAGATAAAAATGGACAAAGTTTAGATCCATTAGAATCAATAAATTATGAAATAGGATATAAAAATGAGTTATTTAATGGAGCTTTAAATAGTAGTATCGCATTATATCAAATTGATCAAACTGATTTAGCAGTTGTAGATGCTGAAAACACCATTATTGGAACGACAGATGCCGCATATAAAAGTATAGATGGAGCCAAAACAAAAGGTATTGATATTGAAGTTGTTGGAGAGATAATACCGAACCTGAATGCACAAATGAGTTACACCTATGCAAAGACAGATGATGAAAATGGGAAACAAATCAATACTGTATTTCCAGAACATATGATAAAAATTTGGACTACATATAAGATTAATAAGCTAACATTAGGGGGAGGTATAAATTGGCAAAATAAGATATTTTTTGATACAGCATCTTTGATGACAGCAGGGTCTAATGTTTATGCAGAACAAGAATCATATTATGTAGTCAATCTAATGAGTAAATATGAAATGAATAAAAACTTAGAGCTAAGTGTTAATATAAATAATCTTTTTGATAAGAAATATTATGATTCTCTTGATGAACAATTTTTAGCAGGTTCTTATGGTGCACCTAGAAATTTTACATTTTCATTAAAATATAAATTCTAA
- a CDS encoding FecR family protein: MNLKTQINEKANQWLMKEKEGLTLEEENQLNLWLENIHHRTAYDENKKLINECINLDNDFLKELEDEITKEEKEANLFYKSRYLIASIVIACLVVFSLFKVNNYYFKANFSQDYITANTKELNIKLPDNSTIDLDVKTQIEVKYYNTKRTVTLNSGKAMFSIAKDKEKPFLIKTGNIVIEVLGTKFEVVHLNNIIKINVLEGLVKVSHIYNSYGKMETLIQLKKADTLSLDENGKFLNHEELININEIANWKNDIIKFDKTTLKEASSLFERYSNKKMKFETYELSQLKISGKFSTLKYDTFLEAIELIYPIKIQKDNDVIKITQK, translated from the coding sequence ATGAATTTAAAAACACAAATAAATGAAAAAGCAAATCAATGGCTTATGAAAGAAAAAGAAGGTTTGACTTTAGAAGAAGAAAACCAGTTAAACCTTTGGCTTGAAAATATCCATCATAGGACAGCTTATGATGAAAATAAAAAGTTAATAAATGAGTGTATAAATTTAGATAATGATTTTTTAAAAGAGCTTGAAGATGAAATAACAAAAGAAGAAAAAGAAGCTAATTTATTTTACAAAAGTAGGTATTTAATAGCTTCAATAGTTATTGCCTGTTTAGTTGTTTTTTCTTTATTTAAGGTAAATAACTATTATTTTAAAGCAAACTTTTCTCAAGACTACATAACAGCAAATACCAAAGAACTGAATATAAAGTTACCAGATAATTCTACAATAGATTTAGATGTAAAAACACAAATAGAAGTAAAATATTATAACACAAAAAGAACAGTAACTCTTAATAGTGGTAAAGCTATGTTTAGTATAGCCAAAGATAAAGAAAAACCATTTTTAATAAAAACAGGAAATATAGTAATTGAAGTTTTAGGTACAAAATTTGAAGTTGTACATTTAAATAATATCATAAAAATAAATGTCTTAGAAGGGCTTGTAAAAGTAAGTCATATTTATAATTCATATGGAAAAATGGAGACTTTAATCCAATTAAAAAAAGCAGATACTCTATCTTTAGATGAAAATGGCAAGTTTCTAAACCATGAAGAATTAATAAATATAAATGAAATAGCAAATTGGAAAAATGACATAATAAAATTTGATAAAACAACATTAAAAGAAGCTTCTTCTTTATTTGAACGGTATTCAAATAAAAAGATGAAATTTGAAACTTATGAATTATCTCAACTAAAAATATCAGGAAAGTTTTCTACTTTGAAGTATGATACTTTTTTAGAAGCAATTGAGTTAATATATCCTATTAAAATTCAAAAAGATAATGATGTTATAAAAATAACTCAGAAGTAA
- a CDS encoding RNA polymerase sigma factor, translating to MIEHYDEIFYYIQRLTGDKILAKDLTQETYTKVLEISKKEDITIKKAYLYKVAQNLVIDKVRKDKTLPQTSYEEDQHSIPDKEKPEEIVSDELRQKKLKECIKKLSTKNKKAFMLYYYKNYTRKDIAKIMGISTNAVEKNISRAILKIKEQMGNDY from the coding sequence ATGATTGAGCATTATGATGAAATATTTTATTATATTCAAAGGCTAACAGGTGATAAAATTTTAGCAAAAGATTTGACCCAAGAAACCTATACAAAAGTTTTAGAAATAAGTAAAAAAGAAGATATTACTATCAAAAAAGCATACTTATATAAAGTTGCACAAAATTTAGTAATAGACAAAGTAAGAAAAGATAAAACTCTTCCTCAAACTTCATATGAAGAAGACCAACACTCTATCCCTGATAAAGAGAAACCAGAAGAAATAGTTTCAGATGAACTTAGACAAAAAAAGTTAAAAGAGTGCATTAAAAAACTCTCAACAAAAAACAAAAAAGCCTTTATGCTATATTATTATAAAAATTATACAAGAAAAGATATTGCAAAAATTATGGGTATTAGTACAAATGCTGTTGAAAAAAATATCTCAAGAGCCATTTTAAAGATAAAAGAACAAATGGGAAATGATTATTAA
- a CDS encoding DMT family transporter, whose amino-acid sequence MSKDLNAHLIILVATFLVGGSFIVSQKLSGIIDPISINLLRFIIASLALAPFVFIKKEFRKKVIPTFKRAMIISFFYSAFFIGLFTSLEYTTALNTGTIFTLVPLLTAFFAIFVFKQKISSKQYLIYFIGIIGTSIVVFKGSLDMFLSLSLNKGDILFLFSISSMALYSICAKFFYKEDDKMIVLVFMTLVGGSIWMALALFFLNIPLEWNKIDNTQFLYVAYLSIAATLITSYLYQKGTVILGPRKVMAYIYLNPATIAILLFVFEFKLINIWMIIGILISSFATFILLKDNIIVASVKK is encoded by the coding sequence ATGTCAAAAGATTTAAATGCACATTTGATTATATTAGTAGCAACATTTCTAGTTGGTGGTTCATTTATTGTCTCCCAAAAATTATCAGGAATAATAGATCCTATTTCTATAAATTTATTAAGATTTATTATTGCATCATTAGCTTTAGCTCCTTTTGTATTTATAAAAAAAGAGTTTAGAAAAAAAGTGATTCCTACTTTTAAAAGAGCGATGATAATTAGCTTTTTTTATTCAGCATTTTTTATTGGTTTATTCACTTCTTTAGAATATACCACAGCATTAAATACAGGTACAATTTTTACTTTAGTTCCTTTATTAACTGCATTTTTTGCAATATTTGTTTTTAAACAAAAGATATCTTCTAAACAATACTTGATTTATTTTATAGGAATTATTGGTACTTCAATTGTTGTATTCAAAGGAAGTCTTGATATGTTTTTATCTTTGTCCTTAAATAAAGGAGATATTTTATTTCTTTTTTCCATTTCTTCAATGGCTTTATATTCTATTTGTGCTAAATTTTTTTATAAAGAAGACGACAAAATGATAGTTTTAGTTTTTATGACTTTAGTTGGAGGTTCTATTTGGATGGCTCTTGCTTTATTTTTTCTAAATATTCCTTTAGAGTGGAATAAAATTGATAATACACAGTTTTTATATGTAGCATATTTAAGTATAGCCGCAACTTTGATTACTTCTTATTTATATCAAAAAGGTACAGTAATTTTAGGACCAAGAAAAGTAATGGCTTATATATACTTAAACCCTGCAACTATTGCAATTTTATTATTTGTTTTTGAATTTAAATTAATAAATATTTGGATGATAATAGGAATACTAATTTCATCTTTTGCTACTTTCATTTTATTAAAAGATAATATTATTGTAGCAAGTGTAAAGAAGTAG
- a CDS encoding Crp/Fnr family transcriptional regulator, whose translation MNINNNQVFDSLKETMDSYFPLSKETWEELKKICKIRNIKKNEYAFDFYDKVNEISYVYKGLFRTFSLNEKGEEYTKNFFWETRLYGPMVALLNNKPLTSIVQALENSIVIEIKHDKYRELLLKYDDLKMYHILYLEKHWILQKDESAYSLVLEDAKERYKRFQEEYKHIISRLPQYHIASYLGISPTHLSRIRKELKEK comes from the coding sequence ATGAATATAAACAATAATCAAGTTTTTGATTCTTTAAAAGAAACTATGGATTCTTATTTTCCACTTTCTAAAGAGACTTGGGAAGAATTAAAAAAAATTTGTAAAATTAGAAATATAAAAAAAAATGAATACGCTTTTGATTTTTATGATAAAGTTAATGAAATAAGTTATGTATATAAAGGACTCTTTAGAACTTTTTCTTTAAATGAAAAAGGAGAAGAATATACTAAAAACTTTTTTTGGGAAACTAGACTTTATGGTCCTATGGTTGCTTTATTAAATAATAAACCTCTTACATCTATTGTTCAAGCTTTAGAAAATTCTATTGTAATAGAAATAAAACATGACAAATACAGAGAGCTACTTTTAAAATATGATGATTTGAAAATGTATCATATTTTATATTTAGAAAAACACTGGATATTACAAAAAGATGAAAGTGCTTATTCCTTAGTATTAGAAGATGCAAAAGAAAGATATAAAAGATTTCAAGAAGAATATAAACATATTATTTCAAGGCTTCCTCAATATCATATTGCTTCTTATTTGGGGATTTCTCCAACTCATTTAAGTCGAATAAGAAAAGAACTAAAAGAAAAATAA
- a CDS encoding AraC family transcriptional regulator, producing MLKSSIMKEISFKENKLIFKYMNKKHSFSKHIHENNYMLGVCLAGKSIFSMDNKDFEVNKNMLCLIPPNTVHSCNSFEIEDKWEYLTCFIPKKLFEEVANSICSKSNVTFKKYFIKDDDLSKYLKELISTTLSSEKIANDEIINFINLFCEKYMTYKEKIKTIENEKFEVLFEYLKKENYDIKELTFYEMANIMKMNPYYFHRLFSKTIGLTPQTFINFLKVSKATKLLKEYQNLSSLAQECGFYDQAHFTKEFKKYHGITPTKYKSI from the coding sequence ATGTTAAAATCATCAATAATGAAAGAAATTTCTTTTAAAGAAAACAAGCTTATTTTTAAATATATGAATAAAAAGCACTCTTTTTCAAAACATATCCATGAAAATAACTATATGCTTGGAGTTTGTTTAGCAGGGAAAAGTATTTTTTCAATGGACAATAAAGATTTTGAAGTAAACAAAAATATGTTATGTTTAATACCTCCAAACACTGTTCATTCTTGTAATTCTTTTGAAATAGAGGATAAATGGGAATATCTAACTTGTTTTATACCTAAAAAACTTTTTGAAGAAGTAGCAAATAGTATTTGTTCAAAAAGTAATGTAACTTTCAAAAAATATTTTATAAAAGATGATGACTTATCTAAGTATTTAAAAGAGCTTATTTCTACAACTTTAAGTTCTGAAAAAATTGCAAATGATGAAATCATAAACTTTATAAATCTATTTTGTGAAAAATATATGACATATAAAGAAAAAATCAAAACCATAGAAAATGAGAAATTTGAAGTGCTTTTTGAATATCTTAAAAAAGAAAACTATGATATAAAAGAACTAACTTTTTATGAAATGGCAAATATTATGAAAATGAATCCTTATTATTTTCATAGACTTTTTTCTAAAACTATTGGTTTAACACCTCAAACATTTATAAACTTTCTTAAGGTTTCAAAAGCTACAAAACTCTTAAAAGAGTATCAAAATCTCTCTTCTTTAGCTCAAGAATGTGGTTTTTATGACCAAGCACATTTTACAAAAGAGTTTAAGAAATATCATGGAATAACACCAACAAAATATAAAAGTATTTAA